In the genome of Candidatus Nitrosotenuis sp. DW1, one region contains:
- a CDS encoding OBG GTPase family GTP-binding protein, which translates to MGIPEKIKAIQDEILKTQLNKATEHHVGLLKAKIAKLRREQEKVQTKKSGISSDGFDVRRTGDATVVFIGLPSVGKSTLLNKLTGSRSAVAAYQFTTLTVVPGILDYRGARIQVLDLPGIIEGASKGKGLGKRILSVARNADLVLLILDVFQPYHEDVLRTELNNIGIRLDQKPPNIVIEKAAIGGISIAQQVKLTKLSEKLLKEILHVYGITSARVLIREDITAEQLVDHITGDKNYAQSITVLNKIDLVDEKFLKNVKTKIKSEVVPVSADSGINVDLLKEKIYEKLDFIRIYMRPKGGETDFKEPLIIRRDSTIEDVCNKLHRSMKKEFRYGLVWGKSVKFAGQRVSIHHVLEDEDVLTIIKSR; encoded by the coding sequence ATGGGAATTCCAGAAAAAATAAAAGCAATTCAAGACGAGATATTAAAAACTCAGTTAAACAAGGCAACTGAGCACCACGTAGGTTTACTCAAGGCAAAAATCGCAAAGCTGAGAAGAGAGCAAGAAAAAGTTCAAACTAAAAAAAGCGGAATCAGTTCAGACGGATTCGATGTTAGGCGGACAGGAGACGCAACAGTTGTGTTCATCGGACTGCCAAGTGTAGGCAAATCAACGCTTCTCAACAAGCTGACAGGATCAAGGTCGGCAGTAGCAGCATACCAGTTCACAACACTAACAGTAGTTCCAGGAATTCTAGACTATCGGGGAGCGAGAATCCAAGTGCTGGACTTGCCCGGAATTATAGAAGGTGCATCAAAGGGAAAAGGTTTAGGAAAAAGAATACTGTCAGTTGCCCGAAATGCAGATTTGGTTTTGCTCATACTTGATGTTTTTCAGCCATATCACGAAGACGTACTCAGAACTGAGCTCAACAACATAGGGATAAGGCTTGACCAAAAACCCCCAAACATAGTTATAGAAAAAGCCGCAATCGGAGGAATTTCAATAGCACAGCAGGTAAAGCTTACAAAATTATCCGAAAAACTTCTCAAAGAAATTCTTCACGTTTATGGAATCACAAGTGCAAGAGTACTCATACGAGAAGACATCACTGCGGAGCAGCTAGTCGACCACATTACAGGCGACAAAAATTATGCACAGTCAATCACAGTACTCAACAAGATTGATCTAGTCGATGAGAAATTCCTAAAAAACGTAAAGACAAAAATAAAATCCGAAGTGGTTCCAGTTTCTGCAGACTCTGGCATAAACGTCGACTTGCTAAAAGAAAAAATTTACGAGAAACTCGACTTTATTAGAATATACATGAGGCCAAAGGGCGGAGAAACTGACTTTAAGGAACCATTGATCATCAGAAGAGATTCCACAATAGAAGATGTTTGCAACAAGTTGCACCGAAGCATGAAAAAAGAATTTCGTTACGGACTAGTTTGGGGTAAGAGTGTCAAGTTTGCAGGCCAACGGGTTAGCATTCATCATGTTTTAGAAGACGAAGATGTCTTGACAATAATAAAATCACGTTAG
- a CDS encoding phosphoglycolate phosphatase, with protein MKRKTFAVDIDGTITENGGGRINLDALNSLRYIRKLGHNVIFVSGRSSVEGYLLAVYGGLNTIAVGENGGCITYGANDHILLGNKVKCVDALQVIRSQLSDIVEKPVFPRMTEVVLERTFDIEKAKRVVEHSKLDVVLSDSQYAIHINSAGINKARGFEEVMKRLNVSREDVISIGDSDTDIPLFNVSEISIAVGNASDKVKSHATMSVSAHAGDGVIEALDKIAPRLLEI; from the coding sequence GTGAAACGCAAGACGTTTGCAGTCGATATTGATGGAACCATAACAGAAAATGGGGGTGGCAGAATAAATCTTGATGCATTGAACTCACTGCGTTACATCCGAAAACTGGGCCATAATGTGATTTTTGTCTCCGGCCGCTCGTCAGTTGAGGGGTATCTTCTTGCCGTATATGGGGGATTAAACACAATTGCAGTCGGCGAAAATGGAGGCTGTATTACATACGGTGCAAATGACCACATTCTTCTTGGGAATAAGGTAAAATGCGTTGATGCGCTACAAGTTATCCGCTCACAATTAAGCGACATTGTGGAAAAGCCCGTATTTCCACGAATGACCGAAGTTGTACTTGAGCGAACATTTGACATTGAAAAGGCAAAACGGGTTGTAGAGCACAGCAAACTAGACGTGGTGTTGTCTGATAGTCAGTATGCAATTCACATAAATTCTGCTGGAATCAACAAGGCACGGGGTTTTGAAGAGGTCATGAAAAGACTCAATGTGTCACGCGAAGATGTAATCTCAATAGGTGACAGCGATACTGACATTCCGTTGTTTAATGTATCAGAGATTAGTATTGCGGTTGGCAATGCGTCAGACAAAGTAAAATCGCACGCAACAATGTCTGTTTCTGCGCATGCAGGAGATGGCGTAATTGAAGCCCTTGATAAAATTGCTCCCCGTCTTTTGGAGATATAA